One part of the Solanum dulcamara chromosome 8, daSolDulc1.2, whole genome shotgun sequence genome encodes these proteins:
- the LOC129899387 gene encoding phosphomevalonate kinase, peroxisomal-like translates to MVVVASAPGKVLMTGGYLVLERPNAGIVLSTNARFYAILKPLHEEIIPDSWAWGWADVKLTSPQMARETKYKLSLKDLKLQSVSSSESRNPFVEHAVEYIIAAAHATFDKDKKDMLQKLLLKGLDITILGCNEFYSYRNQIEARGLPLTPESLASLPPFTSITFNADDSIGENQKPEVAKTGLGSSAAMTTAVVAALLHYLGVVNLSSFSEDQSHGRKDDTDLDIVHVIAQTAHCIAQGKVGSGFDVSSAVYGSQRYVRFSPEVLSSAQNAGTATPLTEVIHDVLKAKWDHERTKFSLPPLMTLLLGEPGSGGSSTPSMVGAVKKWQKSDPQNSFEIWRKLSEGNSALEIHLNTLCKLAERNYNVYECVINACSQLPAEKWIERANEPSQAETVKELLGARDAMLGIRYYMRKMGEAAGIPIEPESQTHLLDTTMSMKGVLLAGVPGAGGFDAVFAVTLGASSKNVTKTWSSLNVLAMLVTEDPRGVSLEHNDPRAKEITAAVSSIQLQ, encoded by the exons ATGGTTGT TGTGGCCTCTGCTCCTGGAAAGGTTCTGATGACTGGAGGTTATCTTGTTTTGGAGAGGCCAAATGCTGGTATTGTACTGAGTACAAACGCTCGTTTTTATGCAATTTTGAAGCCACTTCACGAGGAAATTATACCTGACAGTTGGGCATGG GGTTGGGCAGATGTTAAATTGACTTCTCCTCAGATGGCCAGAGAAACTAAGTATAAATTGTCTCTTAAGGATTTAAAACTTCAGAGTGTCTCTTCAAG TGAATCAAGAAACCCCTTCGTAGAACATGCAGTGGAGTATATCATAGCAGCAGCCCATGCAACATTTGACAAAGATAAGAAGGATATGTTACAGAAACTGCTTCTGAAAG GTCTTGATATAACAATCTTGGGATGCAATGAGTTCTATTCGTATCGGAATCAG ATTGAAGCGCGTGGACTCCCTCTTACACCTGAATCATTGGCTTCCCTTCCACCTTTTACATCAATCACTTTTAATGCGGACGATTCAATTGGAGAAAATCAGAAGCCTGAAGTTGCAAAAACTGGATTGGGGTCATCAGCAGCTATGACAACAGCTGTTGTTGCTGCTTTGCTTCATTATCTTGGTGTTGTTAATCTCTCCTCTTTTTCTGAGGATCAATCCCACGGAAGGAAAGATGATactgatcttgatattgttcaCGTGATAGCTCAAACTGCCCACTGCATTGCACAGGGTAAAGTTGGCAGCGGATTTGATGTTAGTTCTGCAGTTTATGGCAGTCAACGTTATGTGCGGTTTTCACCTGAAGTGCTTTCTTCTGCTCAG AATGCAGGTACGGCAACGCCACTAACAGAAGTCATTCATGATGTCCTGAAAGCCAAGTGGGACCATGAGAGGACCAAGTTTTCATTGCCTCCATTGATGACTCTC TTACTTGGAGAACCAGGCAGTGGAGGATCTTCTACCCCATCTATGGTTGGTGCTGTTAAGAAATGGCAGAAGTCTGATCCTCAGAattcttttgaaatatggagaAAGCTGTCAGAAGGAAACTCTGCCTTGGAAATACACCTAAATACCTTATGTAAATTGGCAGAAAGGAACTATAATGTTTATGAATGCGTCATCAACGCCTGCAGCCAGCTTCCTgcagaaaag TGGATTGAGAGAGCAAATGAACCAAGTCAAGCAGAAACTGTTAAAGAGTTATTAGGAGCCCGAGATGCTATGCTTGGAATCAGGTATTATATGCGCAAAATGGGAGAGGCTGCAGGAATTCCG ATAGAACCTGAATCACAAACTCACCTTCTGGATACAACGATGAGTATGAAGGGGGTTCTGTTGGCCGGTGTTCCTGGTGCTGGTGGATTTGATGCAGTCTTTGCTGTCACTTTGGGGGCTTCAAGCAAAAATGTGACAAAAACTTGGAGTTCACTCAATGTTCTTGCTATGCTAGTGACGGAAGATCCTCGTGGTGTGTCTTTGGAACACAATGATCCTCGAGCAAAGGAAATTACTGCAGCTGTTTCTTCGATCCAACTTCAATAA
- the LOC129898736 gene encoding uncharacterized protein LOC129898736 has translation MVGIFSRFSVRRAGHRRTQSTLDEREVFPPNSEATIDRASSVTPHGIEFAVEFKPIEHPTEPLHIDGPIQCPFQEPSVLNDGRIWKERGSSVRITRPVRPVMQQGRAEAARTIPGSPMNRVILPSLSAPEHNLLKFLEESGIC, from the exons ATGGTGGGCATTTTTTCAAGATTTTCAGTTAGAAGAGCTGGCCATCGTCGAACTCAAAGTACACTT GATGAAAGGGAAGTGTTTCCCCCAAATTCAGAGGCTACTATTGACAGGGCTTCCTCTGTGACGCCTCATGGTATTGAATTTGCAGTTGAGTTCAAGCCAATTGAACACCCAACTGAGCCTCTCCATATTGATGGACCAATTCAATGTCCCTTCCAAGAACCTTCAGTACTAAAT GACGGAAGAATATGGAAGGAGCGAGGCTCATCTGTGCGAATTACACGGCCTGTTAGACCAGTTATGCAACAAGGAAGAGCTGAGGCAGCTCGAACAATACCTGGATCTCCCATGAATCGGGTTATTCTTCCATCATTGAGTGCACCTGAACATAATCTGCTTAAATTTCTAGAGGAATCTGGGATTTGCTGA
- the LOC129898735 gene encoding uncharacterized protein LOC129898735, whose product MEKEHGDLLHLDLTPATAPVVAAVPGDPQPLQQSTRRRPKRFVKNQIPDSILNDAALNAAISLLPQNYNFEIHKCVWRVRTSGAKRVALQFPEGLLMYSLIISDILSTFTSATHCFILGDVTFGACCVDDLSAGALSADLLIHFGHSCLVPIDSTTIPCLYIFVEISIDVHRLLRELKLNFYNSDTYDNIIMAGTIQFASAIRAVKPELEKLGFSILIPQAKPLSAGEVLGCTAPSVKNRFSDGENVVLVFVADGRFHLEAFMIANPGIKTYRYDPFIGKLFVEEYDHKGMKEERKRAIEKAREAKNWGIILGTLGRQGNPRILDRLEKKMSEKGMTWMVVLMAEISPMRITLFEDAVDAWIQIACPRLSIDWGDAFKKPLLTPFEAEIALGDLSGWWERKTSVNTDICCDEDMKCSNNESSGACDNGGEKVKEEIQVDYPMDYYAQDGGEWNSCYSKKPARLSQRSSQSCNGVSAIKSNS is encoded by the coding sequence ATGGAAAAAGAACATGGCGACCTTCTCCATCTGGACCTTACTCCGGCGACGGCGCCGGTTGTCGCTGCAGTCCCCGGAGACCCACAGCCACTGCAGCAATCAACTCGGCGACGTCCGAAGCGGTTCGTGAAGAACCAAATACCAGACTCCATCCTAAACGATGCAGCACTCAACGCCGCCATATCACTTCTACCTCAAAACTACAACTTTGAAATCCACAAGTGCGTATGGCGAGTGCGGACTTCAGGTGCCAAGCGCGTGGCCCTGCAGTTCCCCGAGGGTCTTCTCATGTACTCACTCATCATCTCCGATATACTCTCCACATTCACTTCCGCCACCCACTGTTTCATCCTCGGCGACGTGACTTTCGGCGCGTGTTGCGTCGACGACCTCTCGGCGGGAGCTCTTTCCGCTGATCTCCTTATTCATTTCGGCCATAGCTGCCTCGTGCCTATTGATTCCACTACTATTCCATGCCTCTATATATTCGTCGAAATCTCAATCGATGTTCACAGGTTGTTGCGTGAACTCAAACTCAATTTTTATAATTCTGATACGTATGATAATATCATTATGGCTGGAACAATTCAATTTGCTTCTGCAATTCGGGCGGTTAAGCCTGAGCTTGAAAAATTGGGGTTTAGTATTTTGATTCCTCAAGCTAAACCCTTATCGGCTGGGGAAGTACTCGGTTGTACTGCCCCGAGTGTTAAGAACAGGTTTTCTGATGGAGAGAATGTGGTTTTGGTATTTGTGGCTGATGGTAGGTTTCATTTGGAGGCATTTATGATAGCAAATCCGGGGATAAAAACTTATAGATATGATCCGTTTATAGGGAAGTTGTTTGTGGAGGAGTATGATCATAAGGGAATGAAGGAGGAGAGGAAGAGAGCGATTGAGAAGGCAAGGGAGGCAAAGAATTGGGGGATAATTCTTGGGACATTAGGTAGGCAAGGGAATCCGAGGATATTAGATAGGTTAGAGAAGAAGATGTCGGAGAAGGGAATGACTTGGATGGTTGTGTTGATGGCGGAGATATCTCCTATGAGGATTACATTGTTTGAGGATGCAGTGGATGCTTGGATTCAGATTGCATGTCCGAGGTTGTCAATTGATTGGGGGGATGCGTTTAAGAAGCCTTTGCTAACACCATTTGAGGCGGAGATTGCATTGGGTGATTTGTCTGGGTGGTGGGAGAGGAAGACTTCAGTGAATACAGATATATGTTGTGATGAAGATATGAAGTGTTCAAACAATGAATCTTCTGGTGCTTGTGATAATGGTGGTGAGAAAGTGAAGGAAGAGATACAAGTGGATTATCCAATGGATTATTATGCTCAGGATGGTGGGGAGTGGAATTCTTGCTACTCTAAGAAGCCTGCTCGACTTTCACAAAGAAGTAGTCAATCTTGTAATGGTGTCAGTGCCATCAAATCTAATAGCTGA
- the LOC129899148 gene encoding protein IWS1 homolog 1-like: MSYNNDPYIDEEGEALVDFDEDVRSDNEQQEQFLGDNLDDDDAWNERQRERSPTPVYDDPNKSKPRKRLIKKSSARENTPDIGIGDEEDAYGGAAADDMTGLVRDESDGGGPSSSSAGDGKRKRFGMEFSEEKRKEKKRREKGEKKFKLRKNGGYSGGSRLKDQEGDQEMKEMWDTIAGGDSEDDQEGPKTADDDNFIDDSGVDPADRYGSDNEPRSPSSAPQAEEGEEDDEIKQLFKGGKKKKKTEKSAAEIALLVENVMAELEVVAEEDAELNRHSKPAINKLKKLPLLIDVLSKKQLQQEFLDHGVLTLLRTWLEPLPDGSLPNINIRAAILKILTDYPIDLEQYDRREMLKKSGLGKVIMFLSKSDEETTSNRKLAKDLVDKWSRPIFNKSTRFEDMRNLDDERAAQYRRPMKKPMNKASGMESRDDDLDLAGFSQGQKSGQSSGRQLTSRPEAMSMDFVVRPQSKIDPEEVRARARAMVQDQRRMKMNKKLQQLKAPKKKKLQATKLSVEGRGMVKYL, encoded by the exons ATGAGTTACAACAACGATCC GTACATAGACGAGGAAGGAGAGGCATTGGTGGATTTCGATGAGGATGTCCGATCAGATAATGAGCAACAGGAACAATTCCTTGGTGACAAtctagatgatgatgatgcatGGAATGAGAGACAGCGAGAGCGGTCTCCGACCCCGGTATATGATGATCCTAACAAGTCTAAGCCCAGGAAGCGGTTGATTAAGAAATCTTCGGCAAGAGAGAACACACCGGATATTGGGATAGGAGATGAGGAGGATGCTTATGGCGGTGCTGCTGCTGATGACATGACCGGCCTTGTGCGTGATGAGTCGGATGGCGGCGGTCCTTCATCTTCCTCTGCCGGTGATGGAAAGAGGAAGAGGTTCGGCATGGAGTTTAGTGAAGagaagaggaaggagaagaagaggagagagaAAGGAGAGAAGAAGTTTAAGTTGCGGAAAAATGGGGGTTACTCTGGAGGAAGCAGGTTAAAGGATCAGGAGGGCGATCAGGAGATGAAGGAGATGTGGGATACCATTGCTGGTGGTGACTCTGAG GATGACCAAGAAGGTCCGAAGACGGCTGATGATGATAACTTCATTGATGATAGTGGTGTGGATCCAGCTGACAGGTATGGAAGCGACAATGAACCACGGTCTCCCAGCAGTGCTCCACAG GCTGAAGAAGGGGAAGAGGATGACGAAATCAAGCAGCTCTTCAAGGGAggcaagaagaaaaagaaaactgaAAAGAGTGCAGCAGAAATTGCATTGCTAGTAGAGAATGTTATGGCTGAGCTGGAAGTTGTTGCAGAAGAGGATGCGGAACTGAATAGACATTCCAAACCTGCgataaataaactaaaaaagcTCCCTCTTCTCATAGATGTTCTGTCTAA GAAGCAACTTCAGCAAGAATTTTTGGATCATGGAGTGTTGACTCTTTTGAGGACTTGGCTTGAACCCCTTCCAGATGGAAGCCTGCCCAACATAAACATTCGTGCTGCAATCCTAAAGATCCTTACTGAT TATCCAATTGATCTTGAGCAGTATGATAGAAGAGAGATGTTGAAAAAGAGTGGTCTCGGAAAG GTTATTATGTTTCTGTCGAAGTCAGATGAGGAGACTACATCTAACAGGAAACTTGCTAAGGATTTGGTTGACAAATGG AGTCGACCAATATTCAACAAGAGTACACGGTTTGAAGACATGAGAAATCTGGACGATGAGAGAGCTGCTCAATACAGGCGGCCCATGAAAAA ACCCATGAATAAAGCATCAGGAATGGAGTCCAGAGACGATGACCTTGACTTGGCTGGATTTTCACA AGGCCAAAAGTCTGGCCAGTCATCTGGTAGGCAACTTACATCAAGGCCTGAAGCAATgtcaatggattttgtggtgcGTCCACAGTCTAAGATTGATCCTGAAGAAGTTAGGGCCAGGGCTAGAGCAATGGTTCAAGACCAGCGCCGAATGAAG ATGAATAAGAAACTGCAGCAGTTAAAAGctccaaaaaagaagaagctccAAGCCACAAAACTCAGCGTGGAGGGTCGTGGCATGGTGAAGTACCTTTAG